Proteins encoded by one window of Pseudonocardia alni:
- a CDS encoding WhiB family transcriptional regulator: MSAPSQGRPVLRLVPITDSPATATGPRWREDAACAGLDTELFFPVDDRAASVETPRRVCRGCPVRAACLADALATEDPARRYGITGGTTPGERRTLHRAGLTITTTPAAGGDVA; encoded by the coding sequence ATGAGCGCCCCGAGCCAGGGCCGGCCGGTGCTGCGGCTCGTCCCGATCACCGACTCCCCCGCCACCGCGACTGGCCCCCGCTGGCGTGAGGACGCCGCGTGCGCCGGGCTGGACACCGAGCTGTTCTTCCCGGTCGACGACCGCGCCGCCTCGGTCGAGACCCCGCGCCGGGTCTGCCGGGGCTGCCCCGTCCGCGCCGCCTGCCTCGCCGACGCCCTGGCCACGGAGGACCCGGCCCGGCGCTACGGCATCACCGGCGGCACCACCCCCGGCGAGCGCCGGACCCTGCACCGCGCCGGACTCACTATCACTACCACCCCGGCTGCGGGCGGTGACGTTGCATGA
- a CDS encoding plasmid replication, integration and excision activator, with protein MAITNKFPVAMGDVFPHGAFVVSEVEPVRDFDKSAPGRPVQQLDKDSGLPVWSVSVLDADPAARRTDKTVTVKIAAPHQPVPPEAAAGLPFRPVEFDGLTVTPYVQESGGRPRVAYSFRAAGMRAPGHQRPGPGKNQDAA; from the coding sequence ATGGCGATCACCAACAAGTTCCCCGTCGCGATGGGCGACGTGTTCCCGCACGGAGCGTTCGTCGTGTCGGAGGTCGAGCCCGTGCGCGACTTCGACAAGTCCGCCCCGGGGCGCCCGGTGCAGCAGCTCGACAAGGACTCCGGCCTGCCGGTGTGGTCGGTGTCGGTCCTCGACGCGGACCCGGCAGCACGGCGTACGGACAAGACGGTGACGGTGAAGATCGCCGCGCCGCACCAGCCGGTCCCGCCCGAGGCCGCCGCGGGGCTGCCGTTCCGCCCGGTCGAGTTCGACGGCCTCACCGTCACGCCCTACGTGCAGGAGTCCGGTGGCCGGCCCCGGGTGGCCTACAGCTTCCGGGCGGCCGGGATGCGTGCTCCCGGTCACCAGCGCCCCGGTCCGGGCAAGAACCAGGACGCCGCCTGA
- a CDS encoding GntR family transcriptional regulator, with product MTSSARAPRGANSDYRAIAHELREAITSGEYQPGDKLPSERALAEQHGAARNTAREAIAALRREGLVSAEHGRGVFVRSKPRWMRFGRRRYSAAMRSTNELGPFGAEAVAQGRTPHVDSRITRVEAVPAVAERLMIEPGTPVVQRENWYFADSEPLQIGVTYAAWSLVEGTPLGDSADLGPEGIYGQFAALGHVIAHVREEISARMPTREEAQLMTIPDGVPVIELWHTGIDADREPFEVTRFVMRADYSALDYDMPVEDR from the coding sequence ATGACGTCTTCGGCACGGGCGCCGCGAGGCGCCAACAGCGACTACAGGGCCATTGCGCACGAGCTGCGCGAGGCGATCACCTCGGGCGAGTACCAGCCCGGCGACAAGCTCCCCTCGGAGCGCGCACTGGCCGAGCAGCACGGAGCCGCCCGCAATACCGCCCGCGAGGCCATCGCCGCGCTGCGCCGCGAGGGCCTAGTAAGCGCTGAGCACGGGCGCGGAGTGTTCGTCCGCAGCAAGCCGCGCTGGATGCGGTTCGGCCGCCGCCGTTACAGCGCCGCGATGCGCTCCACCAATGAGCTCGGCCCGTTCGGCGCCGAAGCTGTCGCGCAGGGCCGGACACCGCATGTGGACTCTCGGATCACCCGGGTCGAGGCAGTTCCGGCGGTCGCCGAACGGCTCATGATTGAGCCCGGAACTCCCGTCGTGCAGCGGGAGAACTGGTACTTCGCCGACAGCGAGCCGTTGCAGATCGGCGTCACCTACGCGGCGTGGAGTCTGGTCGAAGGAACCCCGTTGGGAGACTCCGCCGACCTGGGCCCGGAGGGTATCTACGGTCAGTTCGCGGCCCTCGGTCACGTGATCGCCCACGTCCGTGAGGAGATCTCGGCGAGAATGCCCACTCGTGAGGAGGCTCAGCTTATGACGATCCCCGACGGGGTACCGGTGATCGAGCTGTGGCATACCGGCATCGACGCCGACCGCGAGCCGTTCGAGGTCACTCGCTTTGTCATGCGCGCCGACTACTCCGCGCTGGACTACGACATGCCGGTGGAGGATCGGTGA
- a CDS encoding GNAT family N-acetyltransferase: protein MSCTVRLRRAEDLDSLADILLRVHEQDGYPVEGVADPTGWLRHPRALASWTAVVDGIPIGQITLTAADPADDAAQIWTERTGRQPSDLAIVVRLFVDPEHRTVGAGRMLMTAALDHASSIGRSVALDVMAKDRGAIRLYERLGGQRLGETVHFYGTDSVEPSLVFAFW from the coding sequence GTGAGCTGCACTGTCCGGCTCCGACGTGCCGAAGACCTGGATTCCTTGGCTGACATCCTCCTGCGAGTCCATGAGCAGGACGGTTACCCCGTTGAGGGGGTCGCAGATCCGACCGGGTGGCTACGCCATCCGCGCGCGCTGGCTAGTTGGACCGCAGTAGTGGACGGAATACCAATCGGACAGATCACGCTGACCGCGGCCGACCCGGCTGACGACGCCGCGCAGATCTGGACCGAACGAACCGGTAGGCAGCCGTCCGACCTAGCGATCGTTGTACGGTTGTTCGTCGATCCTGAACACCGCACCGTGGGAGCGGGGCGGATGCTCATGACTGCTGCGCTGGATCATGCGAGCAGTATTGGACGTTCGGTTGCGTTGGATGTCATGGCCAAGGACCGCGGCGCAATCCGGCTCTACGAACGGCTCGGCGGGCAGAGACTGGGCGAAACAGTCCATTTCTATGGTACCGATTCAGTCGAACCATCCCTAGTGTTCGCCTTCTGGTGA
- a CDS encoding replication initiator, translated as MLALSNEVATQLAEDHGVCVRPLAMRRIDQSSGRVDVVPVPCGSTREDQCRPCAEKARRLRMVQCREGWHLEDEPIAKPADPTAAQKDLMTVRADLHAAYTDARAKGDEEECEEIRDTVAEVDAELRALGVRGRLAPLDPTPRTVRRSTRRRQDASNLPRRPVEDRTLGRVFGGKYRPSTFLTLTLDTYGRVDKHGAALDPDTYDYRRAARDAIHFPKLLDRFWQNTRRCVGWDVQYFGTVEPQKRGAPHFHAAIRGTVPRSELRAITAATYHQVWWPAHDEIVYSGDRLPRWDHHHKAFVDPETREPLPTWDEATDPDTLAAPAHTVVFGPQVHVKGILGGTEEAGRHIGYLTKYLTKSVGQAAGLNDTATSRQREHARRLAAELAITPCSPRCPIWLLYGIEPKGARPGTTPGHCKGKAHKPEHLGIAGRRVLVSRKWSNKSLSDHRAERTAFVRQLLDRAGVQPAYAVDDGPFTWETTKPGDADVPPRTVLLLHAINQRSRWRADYDAAVLATSDSPPDRSATEGAAA; from the coding sequence ATGCTCGCGCTCTCGAACGAGGTCGCCACGCAGCTCGCCGAGGACCACGGCGTCTGCGTCCGCCCGCTGGCCATGCGCCGGATCGACCAGAGCAGCGGGCGGGTCGACGTCGTCCCGGTGCCGTGTGGGTCGACGCGGGAGGACCAGTGCCGGCCGTGCGCGGAGAAGGCCCGACGCCTGCGCATGGTCCAGTGCCGCGAGGGCTGGCACCTCGAGGACGAACCGATCGCCAAGCCTGCTGACCCGACCGCCGCGCAGAAGGACCTGATGACGGTCCGGGCGGACCTGCACGCCGCCTACACCGACGCCCGCGCCAAGGGCGACGAGGAGGAGTGCGAGGAGATCCGCGACACCGTCGCCGAAGTCGACGCCGAGCTACGTGCCCTCGGAGTCCGCGGCCGCCTCGCTCCGCTCGACCCGACACCGCGGACCGTGCGCCGCTCCACCCGCCGCCGGCAGGACGCATCTAACCTGCCCCGCCGCCCGGTGGAAGACCGCACCCTCGGGCGGGTGTTCGGCGGGAAGTACCGGCCCTCCACGTTCCTCACCCTCACGCTCGACACCTATGGGCGGGTGGACAAGCACGGCGCCGCCCTCGACCCGGACACCTACGACTACCGCCGCGCCGCCCGCGACGCGATCCACTTCCCCAAGCTGCTGGACCGGTTCTGGCAGAACACCCGCCGCTGCGTGGGCTGGGACGTGCAGTACTTCGGCACCGTGGAACCCCAGAAGCGTGGGGCACCGCACTTCCACGCCGCCATCCGCGGCACCGTCCCGCGTTCGGAGCTCCGAGCGATCACCGCCGCCACCTACCACCAGGTCTGGTGGCCGGCCCATGACGAGATCGTCTACAGCGGGGACCGGCTCCCCCGCTGGGACCACCACCACAAGGCATTCGTCGATCCCGAGACTCGCGAGCCCCTGCCCACCTGGGACGAGGCCACCGACCCCGACACCCTCGCGGCTCCGGCGCACACGGTGGTGTTCGGGCCCCAGGTCCACGTCAAGGGCATCCTCGGCGGCACCGAAGAAGCCGGACGGCACATCGGCTACCTGACCAAGTACCTCACCAAGTCCGTCGGACAGGCCGCCGGCCTCAACGACACCGCCACGTCCCGCCAGCGCGAGCACGCCCGCCGCCTGGCCGCCGAGCTGGCCATCACCCCGTGCTCGCCGCGCTGCCCCATCTGGCTGCTCTACGGCATCGAGCCCAAGGGCGCCCGACCCGGCACGACACCAGGGCATTGCAAGGGCAAAGCCCACAAACCCGAACACCTCGGCATCGCCGGACGCCGCGTCCTGGTCTCCCGCAAGTGGTCCAACAAGTCCCTGTCCGACCACCGCGCCGAGCGGACCGCGTTCGTTCGGCAACTCCTCGACCGCGCCGGAGTCCAGCCCGCCTACGCCGTCGACGACGGCCCCTTCACCTGGGAGACCACCAAACCTGGCGACGCCGACGTACCACCCCGCACTGTCCTGCTCCTCCATGCGATCAACCAACGCTCCCGATGGCGCGCCGACTACGACGCCGCCGTCCTGGCCACTAGCGATTCCCCACCCGACCGTTCGGCAACTGAGGGAGCAGCGGCATGA
- a CDS encoding tyrosine-type recombinase/integrase has translation METSYDVRIWKVEVYSGARTTTHTVKWSVAGRRWRVPYKTAALADAFRSELLVAARRGEAFSLDTGRPMSMDRSERRVGWLAFARDYAAMKWPHLAPNSRRNTARALTNATLALITSGRGRPDDATLRKALTAWAFNVRASTNTSPPEPIARALAWLERNTREVGDLAEPAVVRAVLDALTVRGDGGRAAPASIARQRGVVVNLGEYAVERRLLTRNPVTAIAWKIPRTVKTVDKRAVVNTVQARALLSAVGSQKPSGPGLVAFFGLLYYAALRPGEAVTLRAADLQLPDEGWGELLLTGSTPEAGASWTDNGRRREERELKHRARGETRSVPSPPPLTVLLRAHLAEHGTTPDGRLFRGVRGGDLPEGTYCRVWRKARASALTESEAASPLARRPYDLRHAAVSTWLNAGVPSTQVAEWAGHSVAVLHQIYAKCIVGQEDAARQRIADALGATP, from the coding sequence ATGGAGACCTCCTACGACGTGCGGATCTGGAAGGTCGAGGTGTACTCGGGCGCACGGACCACGACGCACACCGTGAAGTGGTCGGTTGCTGGGCGACGCTGGCGAGTCCCGTACAAGACTGCGGCTCTGGCTGATGCTTTCCGGTCCGAGCTGCTGGTCGCTGCGCGGCGCGGCGAGGCGTTCTCACTGGACACCGGTCGTCCGATGTCGATGGATCGCTCCGAACGGCGCGTCGGGTGGCTCGCGTTCGCCCGCGACTACGCAGCGATGAAGTGGCCGCACCTGGCTCCGAACTCGCGACGCAACACGGCGCGGGCACTCACCAACGCCACTCTGGCGCTGATCACGAGTGGGCGAGGCCGGCCGGACGACGCCACGTTGCGCAAGGCTCTGACCGCGTGGGCGTTCAACGTCCGGGCCAGCACGAACACCTCGCCGCCGGAGCCGATTGCGCGTGCGTTGGCATGGCTGGAACGGAACACCCGTGAGGTGGGTGACCTGGCCGAACCGGCCGTCGTACGCGCTGTCCTGGACGCACTGACAGTTCGTGGCGACGGTGGCCGTGCAGCCCCGGCCTCGATCGCTCGGCAACGTGGCGTCGTGGTCAACCTCGGCGAGTACGCGGTGGAGCGTCGGCTCCTGACCCGCAACCCGGTGACCGCGATTGCGTGGAAGATCCCGCGCACGGTGAAGACGGTGGACAAGCGAGCGGTCGTCAACACCGTCCAGGCCCGCGCCCTGCTGTCCGCCGTCGGCAGCCAGAAGCCGAGCGGCCCGGGCCTGGTCGCCTTCTTCGGCCTGCTCTACTACGCCGCGCTGCGTCCGGGTGAGGCTGTGACACTCCGCGCCGCTGACCTTCAACTTCCCGACGAGGGCTGGGGCGAGTTGCTGCTGACCGGATCCACCCCGGAGGCCGGCGCTTCTTGGACCGACAACGGCCGACGCCGCGAGGAGCGAGAGTTGAAGCACCGGGCCCGCGGTGAGACCCGCTCGGTACCGTCTCCCCCACCGCTCACCGTCCTGCTGCGGGCGCACCTCGCCGAGCACGGCACGACGCCGGACGGCCGGCTGTTCCGCGGTGTCCGCGGTGGTGATCTCCCGGAGGGCACCTACTGCCGGGTATGGCGGAAAGCTCGCGCGAGCGCTCTCACCGAGTCGGAAGCCGCTTCGCCGCTCGCCCGACGCCCCTACGACCTCCGCCACGCCGCGGTCTCGACCTGGCTCAACGCGGGGGTGCCCTCGACCCAGGTCGCCGAGTGGGCCGGACACAGCGTCGCCGTCCTGCACCAGATCTACGCGAAGTGCATCGTCGGCCAGGAGGACGCCGCCCGGCAGAGGATCGCCGACGCCCTTGGGGCTACCCCGTGA
- a CDS encoding FtsK/SpoIIIE domain-containing protein, which translates to MITTAASPADVPLSVNQILAVGGALVAVAVYVLYKVGHYLVKVVEALATAAVVFLALWFAAKGLVLAAAWTVRHWRTTTTVTAVSAWCWWWGWPSLLVTLTAVAAALGVWRVASLPSFDRGAGRHLRSWWQRWLVYAPRMPRWLRSVGLTVPDRAGATVIQVNPLRRTATAPRERPRRDQLPRILSVRSGPSWDEVKVRLVPGQTPEDFDTAARALAVARGVNRCQVRELAPNVVSIDYQRRNLLDVVVTAPDLDAMAGLSGDAIDLDRVLSGATEYGTPWRQSVRGSHTLIGGATGAGKGSLMWAPLLSIAPAIRDGLVRVNGIDPKGMELAYGRDVFHRYAVTSKDALALLDDLVEQMETRKRAHAGTTRLVPITRDTPLEIVEFDEIGALLRYVGDRKTREAITERIALLTTQGRALGFTVRGYVQEPSKDTVPVRELFPRRICLRVATKSHVGMVLGDNAYERGAWANRIGESEAGVGYLFGEGVREPLRVRAAWVPDDAIKALERFVTAPSPDPARRPAPVLPFRPETPALPAGGAA; encoded by the coding sequence GTGATCACCACTGCCGCGTCACCGGCTGATGTGCCGCTTTCGGTCAACCAGATCCTCGCCGTCGGTGGCGCCCTGGTCGCGGTCGCCGTCTACGTCCTCTACAAGGTCGGCCACTACCTCGTGAAGGTCGTGGAGGCCCTCGCGACCGCCGCGGTCGTGTTCCTCGCGCTGTGGTTCGCCGCCAAGGGCCTCGTCCTCGCCGCCGCGTGGACGGTCCGGCACTGGCGCACTACGACCACGGTGACCGCGGTGTCGGCGTGGTGCTGGTGGTGGGGCTGGCCCTCGTTGCTGGTCACTCTCACCGCCGTGGCGGCTGCGCTCGGGGTGTGGCGGGTCGCGTCGCTGCCCTCGTTCGACCGCGGGGCCGGGCGTCACCTGCGGTCGTGGTGGCAGCGCTGGCTGGTCTACGCACCCCGGATGCCACGCTGGCTGCGATCGGTCGGACTCACCGTTCCCGACCGAGCGGGTGCGACGGTCATCCAGGTCAACCCGCTGCGCCGCACCGCCACCGCACCTAGGGAGCGCCCGCGCCGCGACCAGCTCCCGCGCATCCTCTCGGTCCGCTCCGGCCCCTCGTGGGATGAGGTCAAGGTCCGTCTCGTGCCAGGGCAGACCCCGGAGGATTTCGACACCGCCGCCCGTGCCCTGGCCGTGGCGCGTGGGGTGAACCGCTGCCAGGTCCGCGAACTCGCACCCAATGTGGTGTCGATCGACTACCAGCGCCGCAACCTCCTCGACGTCGTCGTCACCGCACCTGACCTCGACGCGATGGCCGGCCTGTCCGGGGACGCGATCGACCTGGACCGGGTGCTATCCGGGGCGACCGAGTACGGCACCCCCTGGCGGCAGTCGGTCCGCGGCAGCCACACCCTCATCGGCGGCGCCACCGGCGCAGGGAAGGGCTCCCTGATGTGGGCGCCCCTGCTCTCGATCGCCCCGGCCATCCGCGACGGCCTGGTGCGGGTGAACGGGATCGACCCGAAGGGGATGGAGCTGGCCTACGGCCGCGACGTGTTCCACCGCTACGCCGTCACCTCGAAGGACGCCCTGGCGCTGCTCGACGACCTCGTGGAGCAGATGGAGACCCGCAAGCGCGCCCACGCCGGAACGACCCGGCTGGTCCCGATCACTCGGGACACCCCGTTGGAGATCGTGGAGTTCGACGAGATCGGCGCCCTGCTGCGCTACGTCGGCGACCGCAAGACCCGCGAGGCCATCACCGAACGGATCGCGCTGCTGACCACCCAGGGCCGGGCGCTGGGGTTCACCGTCCGCGGCTACGTGCAAGAGCCGTCGAAGGACACCGTGCCCGTGCGGGAGTTGTTTCCGCGCCGCATCTGCCTGCGCGTGGCCACCAAGAGCCACGTCGGGATGGTGCTGGGCGACAACGCCTACGAGCGAGGTGCGTGGGCGAACCGCATCGGCGAGTCCGAGGCCGGCGTCGGGTACCTGTTCGGGGAAGGAGTCCGCGAACCCCTGCGCGTCCGGGCCGCCTGGGTTCCGGATGACGCGATCAAGGCATTGGAGCGGTTCGTCACCGCTCCCTCGCCGGACCCTGCTCGTCGGCCCGCGCCGGTGTTGCCATTCCGGCCCGAGACGCCTGCGCTGCCTGCCGGAGGTGCCGCGTGA
- a CDS encoding site-specific integrase has product MALRRAHLAEHGTTPDGRLFRGVRGGDLPEGTYCRAWRKARASALTPEDAASPLARRPYDLRHAAVSTWLNAGVPSTQVAEWAGHSVGVLHQIYPKCIVGQEDAARERIAAALGDGSGA; this is encoded by the coding sequence ATGGCACTACGACGGGCGCACCTCGCCGAGCACGGCACGACGCCGGACGGCCGGCTGTTCCGCGGTGTCCGCGGCGGCGATCTCCCGGAGGGCACGTACTGCCGTGCCTGGCGGAAGGCCCGCGCGAGCGCTCTGACCCCCGAGGATGCCGCCTCACCTCTCGCCCGACGCCCCTACGACCTCCGCCACGCCGCGGTCTCGACGTGGCTCAACGCCGGTGTGCCGTCGACCCAGGTCGCCGAGTGGGCCGGACACAGCGTCGGGGTCCTGCATCAGATCTACCCGAAGTGCATCGTCGGCCAGGAGGACGCGGCACGGGAGCGGATCGCAGCGGCGCTCGGGGACGGTTCCGGTGCCTGA
- a CDS encoding ANTAR domain-containing protein has product METQELHSVLQAQAERLLSVPGADQDTDQQYTRICDDLVRAVPHAKWAALTTQDRSGLHCLAATDKRIPELARVMVDCGHGPCIDAIAAGSLSEVVIDDFTEAGDRWPVFAPAAASAGMRSVLCHAMAPEEHPIGAMTVWSDEVGAFSDDRSRTIMAAFVTQAAVAVYGAQRAEHLVKALTSRDVIGRAKGILIERFRLTDDSAFRLLVRSSQDVNMKLCDVAEVLCREAEARAMTVPQARSGSGSDLAR; this is encoded by the coding sequence GTGGAGACACAAGAACTGCACTCGGTCCTTCAGGCGCAAGCGGAGCGGCTCCTCAGCGTGCCGGGGGCTGACCAGGACACAGACCAGCAGTACACCCGGATCTGCGATGACCTGGTGCGAGCGGTACCCCACGCCAAATGGGCTGCGCTGACCACTCAGGACCGGTCGGGGTTGCACTGCCTCGCAGCCACCGACAAGCGCATCCCGGAGTTGGCCCGGGTCATGGTGGACTGCGGACACGGGCCGTGCATCGATGCCATCGCGGCCGGTTCCCTGAGTGAGGTCGTCATCGACGACTTCACGGAGGCCGGCGATCGGTGGCCGGTCTTCGCCCCAGCCGCCGCCAGTGCGGGGATGCGCAGCGTCCTGTGCCACGCCATGGCCCCTGAGGAACATCCGATCGGTGCGATGACGGTGTGGTCGGACGAGGTCGGGGCGTTCAGCGACGACCGCTCGCGCACCATCATGGCCGCGTTCGTCACACAAGCCGCGGTAGCGGTGTACGGCGCGCAGCGCGCCGAGCACCTCGTGAAGGCTTTGACGAGCCGCGACGTCATCGGGCGGGCCAAGGGAATCCTGATCGAGCGGTTTCGCTTGACCGATGACAGCGCTTTCCGACTGCTGGTGCGGTCCTCCCAGGACGTCAACATGAAGCTCTGCGACGTGGCCGAGGTTCTCTGTCGTGAGGCGGAAGCACGGGCGATGACGGTGCCGCAGGCGCGATCGGGATCTGGCTCCGACTTGGCACGGTAG
- a CDS encoding helix-turn-helix transcriptional regulator, whose product MTKTTERLTVMQVCAELGISRSTFYEWRAKNRAPRCIKLPNGDLRVRRAELERWLDAHEEAA is encoded by the coding sequence ATGACGAAGACGACGGAGCGGCTGACGGTCATGCAGGTGTGCGCCGAACTCGGGATCTCGCGGTCGACGTTCTACGAGTGGCGGGCGAAAAACCGGGCCCCGCGGTGCATCAAGCTCCCCAACGGTGACCTGCGGGTCCGTCGTGCGGAGTTGGAACGCTGGCTCGACGCGCACGAGGAGGCGGCCTGA